In a single window of the Coffea eugenioides isolate CCC68of chromosome 3, Ceug_1.0, whole genome shotgun sequence genome:
- the LOC113764999 gene encoding preprotein translocase subunit SECE1, giving the protein MALSLSQISPSPSSSSVPIISPKLHPSKITLPIKSQPTFTKLINHIPLVTTARKPRPIIFKATQESTNNTSTSEAETKSPENKPEFGDRVTPDGNSSEGDEVSQLGAEIKKAMQERAEKEQDLLWSGVAEEVREIEWPAFNKVLGTTGVVLAVIAGSSVVLLTVNAILAELSDRVFAGRGIQDFFS; this is encoded by the coding sequence ATGGCACTTTCCCTCTCACAAATCTCCCCATCCCCCTCCTCTTCTTCCGTACCAATTATTTCACCAAAACTCCACCCCTCAAAGATTACTTTACCAATCAAATCCCAACCCACTTTCACAAAGTTGATAAACCACATCCCACTAGTCACCACAGCCAGAAAACCACGCCCCATAATTTTCAAAGCAACCCAAGAAAGTACGAACAATACTAGTACTTCTGAAGCTGAAACAAAAAGCCCAGAAAATAAACCGGAATTTGGTGATAGAGTCACCCCAGATGGGAATTCTAGTGAGGGTGATGAGGTATCCCAGTTGGGTGCTGAAATCAAGAAGGCGATGCAGGAGAGGGCTGAGAAGGAGCAAGATTTGTTATGGAGTGGGGTGGCCGAGGAAGTGAGGGAAATTGAGTGGCCTGCTTTTAATAAAGTTTTGGGAACTACTGGGGTTGTTCTGGCAGTTATTGCTGGTTCCAGCGTCGTTTTGCTCACTGTTAATGCCATTTTGGCTGAACTTTCTGATCGGGTTTTTGCTGGAAGAGGCATCCAAGATTTCTTTAGTTGA
- the LOC113765000 gene encoding probable prefoldin subunit 2, protein MAGRAEAEPVNEQAVANVYGSMRAEMNQIYSKITELEMEVSEHSLVINAIQPLDPSRRCYRMIGGVLVERTVKEVLPAVQRNKEGLLEVIARLNEALEKKKKEIADFEAKYKIRIRKADEMKDEGGKKEGSAQGVLVGPAGGDE, encoded by the coding sequence ATGGCTGGCAGAGCTGAAGCAGAACCAGTGAATGAACAAGCTGTTGCGAATGTTTATGGTTCAATGAGGGCTGAAATGAACCAAATTTACTCGAAAATCACAGAATTAGAGATGGAAGTTAGTGAGCACTCGTTGGTAATCAATGCAATACAACCACTTGATCCATCAAGGCGGTGTTACCGAATGATTGGTGGCGTGCTTGTGGAGAGAACAGTTAAAGAGGTCCTACCAGCTGTTCAACGGAATAAGGAAGGTCTTCTGGAGGTAATTGCTCGGCTTAATGAGGCCCtcgaaaagaagaaaaaggaaattgctGATTTTGAGGCTAAATACAAAATCAGAATTCGTAAAGCAGATGAAATGAAAGATGAAGGTGGCAAAAAGGAAGGCTCAGCACAGGGAGTTCTTGTCGGTCCTGCTGGTGGAGATGAATAG